One genomic window of Pseudomonas chlororaphis subsp. piscium includes the following:
- a CDS encoding DUF7693 family protein, giving the protein MQSITALTAREICQVLRELALGTRTLGPSSHRVLTADDSWQVRLDIDGWALTLVSHGQSLSHCEQCLSPDGRVETLDAWQRYGTDPVKLLSIWEHQQLQRLLQAL; this is encoded by the coding sequence ATGCAAAGCATCACCGCCCTCACCGCCCGGGAAATCTGCCAGGTGCTCAGAGAGCTGGCCCTCGGCACCCGCACCCTGGGCCCATCGAGCCACCGCGTATTGACTGCGGACGATAGCTGGCAGGTGCGGCTCGACATCGACGGCTGGGCCCTGACCCTGGTCAGCCATGGCCAGAGCCTGAGCCACTGCGAGCAGTGCCTTTCGCCGGATGGCCGGGTCGAGACGCTCGACGCCTGGCAGCGCTACGGCACCGACCCGGTCAAACTCCTGAGCATCTGGGAACACCAGCAGTTGCAGCGCCTGCTGCAGGCGTTGTGA
- a CDS encoding alpha/beta hydrolase, which translates to MSSSFLSRWRSRRCSLLGMAALLIGLPVGCQVLEHKERELVFRVEPGNASWYRGLPAGVRELEFKGDSLKPEQNIHAWWWPAQRADAPAILYLHGVRWNLTGQLFRIEQLHALGFSVLAIDYRGFGQSLGEPPSETSVYEDARIAWEQLQRLQPDAGKRLIYGHSLGGAVAVELAAQLGQQAASDGTPIPARGLIVESSFTSLAAIAAELGNTSLPVRWLLSQKFDSLDKIAHIGMPLLIVHGLDDRYVPARFSQQLFDAAQQPKQLLLVPGATHNNSMHLAGERYRQALNTLLHARPAKVAAAVPARVPTS; encoded by the coding sequence ATGTCCTCCTCGTTTCTCTCGCGCTGGCGCTCTCGCCGGTGTTCGCTGCTCGGCATGGCTGCCCTGTTGATAGGCCTGCCAGTGGGCTGCCAGGTGCTGGAGCACAAGGAGCGCGAGCTGGTGTTTCGCGTCGAACCGGGCAACGCCAGCTGGTATCGCGGCTTGCCGGCCGGGGTGCGCGAGCTGGAGTTCAAGGGCGACAGCCTCAAGCCCGAACAGAACATTCATGCCTGGTGGTGGCCGGCCCAGCGGGCCGATGCGCCGGCCATCCTCTATCTGCACGGGGTGCGCTGGAACCTCACCGGGCAGTTGTTCCGCATCGAGCAACTGCACGCCCTGGGGTTCTCGGTACTGGCCATCGACTATCGCGGCTTCGGCCAGAGCCTTGGTGAGCCACCGTCGGAAACCAGCGTCTATGAGGACGCGCGGATTGCCTGGGAGCAGTTGCAAAGGCTGCAACCCGACGCTGGCAAGCGCCTGATCTATGGCCATTCCCTGGGCGGCGCGGTGGCGGTGGAACTGGCCGCGCAACTGGGGCAACAGGCGGCCAGCGACGGCACGCCGATTCCGGCGCGCGGGTTGATCGTCGAATCCTCGTTCACCTCCCTGGCCGCTATCGCCGCCGAGTTGGGCAACACCTCGTTGCCAGTGCGCTGGCTGCTGTCGCAGAAATTCGACTCCCTCGACAAGATCGCCCATATCGGCATGCCGCTGCTGATCGTCCACGGCCTGGACGACCGTTACGTGCCCGCGCGCTTCAGCCAGCAACTGTTCGACGCCGCGCAGCAGCCCAAGCAACTGCTGCTGGTTCCCGGCGCCACCCACAACAACAGCATGCACCTGGCCGGCGAGCGCTATCGCCAGGCCCTGAATACCCTGCTGCACGCCCGGCCGGCGAAGGTCGCCGCGGCAGTGCCGGCCCGCGTGCCGACCAGCTGA
- a CDS encoding MFS transporter — protein MTLDLKSRVDSGPMSSFQCLAIGICIVLNMIDGFDVLVMAFTAASVSAEWGLNGAQVGLLLSAGLFGMAAGSLFIAPWADRFGRRPLILFCLALSGLGMLLSALSQTPLQLALLRGLTGLGIGGILASSNVIASEYSSKRWRGLAVSLQSTGYALGATLGGLLAVWLLGHWGWRSVFLFGGAVTWLVIPLVLLWLPESLDFLLARRPGNALVRVNRLARRLEQPELEQLPPELPRQAGAPSGFGQLLAPAMRRTTLLIWLLFFLVMFGFYFVMSWTPKLLVAAGLSAQQGITGGVLLSVGGIFGAALIGGLASRWPLGRVLALFMLITAGLLVLFVGSASSIAAALGLGLLIGLFSNGCVAGLYALSPVVYDASVRATGVGWGIGIGRIGAILSPTVAGFLLDGGWQPLHLYGVFASVFVIAAGCLLLLKPARARAQPAMAGA, from the coding sequence ATGACGCTCGACCTGAAGAGCCGCGTGGACAGCGGCCCGATGAGTTCCTTCCAGTGCCTGGCCATTGGCATCTGCATTGTCTTGAACATGATCGATGGTTTCGACGTGCTGGTGATGGCCTTCACCGCGGCCTCGGTGTCGGCCGAGTGGGGTTTGAATGGGGCGCAGGTCGGCCTGTTGCTCAGCGCCGGATTGTTCGGCATGGCGGCGGGTTCGCTGTTTATCGCGCCCTGGGCCGATCGGTTCGGCAGGCGCCCGCTGATCCTGTTCTGCCTGGCGCTGTCCGGGCTCGGCATGCTGCTCTCGGCCCTGAGCCAGACACCCCTGCAACTGGCGCTGCTGCGCGGCCTGACCGGTCTTGGCATCGGCGGCATCCTGGCCAGCAGCAACGTGATCGCCAGCGAGTATTCCAGCAAGCGCTGGCGCGGCCTCGCGGTCAGCCTGCAATCCACCGGTTATGCCCTGGGTGCCACCCTGGGCGGGCTGTTGGCGGTGTGGTTGCTGGGCCATTGGGGCTGGCGCTCGGTGTTCCTGTTCGGCGGTGCGGTGACCTGGCTGGTGATTCCCCTGGTGCTGCTGTGGCTGCCCGAATCCCTGGACTTCCTGCTTGCCCGCCGCCCCGGCAATGCCCTGGTACGGGTCAATCGCCTGGCCCGGCGCCTGGAGCAGCCCGAGCTTGAACAGTTGCCGCCAGAGCTGCCCAGGCAAGCCGGCGCGCCCAGCGGTTTCGGCCAGTTGCTGGCGCCGGCCATGCGCCGCACCACCTTGCTGATCTGGCTGCTGTTTTTCCTGGTGATGTTCGGCTTCTACTTCGTCATGAGCTGGACCCCGAAACTGCTGGTGGCCGCTGGGCTCTCGGCGCAGCAGGGGATCACCGGCGGGGTGCTGCTCAGCGTCGGCGGGATCTTCGGCGCGGCGCTGATCGGCGGCCTGGCCTCGCGCTGGCCGTTGGGCCGGGTGCTGGCGCTGTTCATGCTGATCACCGCCGGCCTGCTGGTGCTGTTTGTCGGCTCGGCCTCGTCGATTGCCGCGGCACTGGGCCTGGGGCTGCTGATCGGGCTGTTTTCCAATGGCTGCGTGGCCGGTCTCTATGCGCTGTCGCCAGTGGTCTACGACGCCTCGGTGCGCGCCACGGGCGTCGGCTGGGGCATCGGCATTGGCCGCATCGGCGCGATCCTTTCGCCCACCGTGGCCGGCTTCCTGCTGGATGGCGGCTGGCAGCCGCTGCATCTGTACGGGGTGTTTGCCAGCGTGTTCGTGATCGCCGCCGGCTGCCTGTTGCTGCTCAAGCCGGCCCGGGCCCGGGCGCAGCCAGCGATGGCCGGCGCCTAG
- a CDS encoding LysR family transcriptional regulator: MSHIDLNLIRTFVTLYEARSVTLAAERLFVTQPSVSYGLARLRELFDDALFSRTRDGIQPTFVAEQLYGPLRESLTRIESTVQGCRQFDPASTERRFRIALSDLGEIGFLPLILARLNQDAPLAEVEVLPLQVDQVGEWLASGKVDAAICRQPVPGVRSRVLMHERYVCLLSTGHPRIDQQLSLEQFLAERHVAVTRTTGHGNVEDVLKNMNVERRISLHVPHFSVLPKIIPGTDLLAVLPAQIARLFIHEGELKMLELPFPVAEFAVSLNWHPNSDSSAALRWFCDTIADAIISGQGQN; encoded by the coding sequence ATGAGCCACATCGATCTGAACCTGATCCGCACCTTCGTCACCCTCTACGAAGCCCGCAGCGTGACCCTGGCCGCCGAGCGCCTGTTCGTCACCCAGCCCTCGGTCAGCTATGGCCTGGCACGCCTGCGCGAGCTGTTCGACGACGCCCTGTTCAGCCGCACCCGCGACGGCATCCAGCCGACCTTTGTCGCCGAACAGCTGTACGGCCCCTTGCGCGAATCCCTGACCCGCATCGAAAGCACCGTGCAGGGCTGCCGCCAGTTCGACCCCGCGAGCACCGAGCGGCGCTTTCGCATCGCCCTCTCCGACCTCGGCGAAATCGGCTTTTTGCCGCTGATCCTGGCGCGCCTGAACCAGGACGCGCCACTGGCCGAAGTCGAGGTCCTGCCGCTGCAGGTGGACCAGGTCGGCGAGTGGCTGGCCAGCGGCAAGGTCGATGCCGCGATCTGCCGCCAGCCGGTCCCCGGCGTCCGCAGCCGGGTGCTGATGCACGAGCGTTATGTGTGCCTGCTCAGCACCGGCCACCCGCGCATCGACCAGCAACTGAGCCTCGAACAGTTCCTCGCCGAGCGGCACGTTGCCGTGACCCGCACCACCGGCCACGGCAATGTCGAAGACGTGCTGAAAAACATGAATGTGGAACGGCGTATCAGCCTGCATGTGCCGCACTTCTCGGTGCTGCCGAAAATCATTCCCGGCACCGACCTGCTTGCGGTGCTGCCGGCGCAGATCGCCCGGTTGTTCATCCACGAAGGCGAGCTGAAGATGCTCGAACTGCCGTTCCCGGTGGCCGAGTTCGCCGTGTCCCTGAACTGGCACCCCAACAGCGACAGCTCCGCCGCCCTGCGCTGGTTCTGCGACACCATCGCCGACGCCATCATCAGCGGCCAGGGCCAGAACTAG
- the mdlC gene encoding benzoylformate decarboxylase, translating to MKTVHSASYEILREQGLTTIFGNPGSNELPFLKGFPEDFRYILGLHEGAVVSMADGYALATGKPTFVNLHAAAGTGNGMGALTNAWYSHSPLVITAGQQVRSMVGVEAMLANVDAAQLPKPLVKWSHEPVSAQDVPRTLSQAIHMANLAPRGPVYVSIPYDDWACAAPAGVEHLARRQVASAGLPSAAQLQALAERLAAARSPVLVLGPDVDGSGSNGLAVQLAEKLRMPAWVAPSASRCPFPTRHPCFRGVLPAAIAGISRCLAEHDLILVVGAPVFRYHQYAPGDYLPADCELVHLTCDPGEAARAPMGDALVGDIALTLEALVEVLPQSERPLPSALPLPAPVREEGGLLRPETVFDLIDQLAPRDAIYVKESTSTVGAFWQRVEMSEPGSYFFPAAGGLGFGLPAAVGVQLATPGRRVVAIIGDGSANYGITALWTAAQYGIPVVFIILKNGTYGALRWFADVLQVSDAPGLDVPGLDFCAIAQGYGVQAQHAATRAEFAAAFSAALAGNRPVLIEVPTLTIEP from the coding sequence ATGAAAACCGTTCACTCTGCGTCCTACGAGATTCTTCGCGAGCAAGGCCTGACCACCATCTTCGGCAATCCTGGCTCCAACGAGCTGCCGTTTCTCAAGGGTTTTCCCGAGGACTTCCGCTACATCCTCGGCCTGCACGAAGGCGCGGTGGTGAGCATGGCCGACGGTTACGCCCTGGCCACCGGCAAGCCGACCTTCGTCAACCTGCATGCCGCCGCCGGTACCGGCAACGGCATGGGCGCGCTGACCAATGCCTGGTATTCCCACAGCCCGCTGGTGATCACCGCCGGCCAGCAGGTGCGCTCGATGGTCGGGGTGGAAGCGATGCTGGCCAATGTCGATGCGGCGCAACTGCCCAAGCCCCTGGTCAAGTGGAGCCACGAACCGGTCTCGGCCCAGGACGTGCCGCGTACCCTGAGCCAGGCGATCCACATGGCCAACCTGGCGCCACGCGGGCCGGTGTATGTGTCGATCCCCTATGACGACTGGGCCTGCGCGGCGCCGGCCGGTGTCGAGCATCTGGCGCGGCGCCAGGTGGCCAGCGCCGGCCTGCCTTCGGCGGCGCAATTGCAGGCGCTGGCCGAGCGCCTGGCGGCGGCGCGTAGCCCGGTGCTGGTGCTCGGCCCGGATGTCGACGGCAGTGGCAGCAACGGCCTGGCGGTGCAGCTGGCGGAAAAACTGCGCATGCCGGCCTGGGTCGCGCCTTCCGCTTCACGCTGTCCGTTCCCCACCCGTCATCCGTGTTTCCGCGGCGTGCTGCCAGCGGCCATCGCCGGGATCAGCCGCTGCCTGGCCGAGCACGACCTGATCCTGGTGGTGGGCGCTCCGGTGTTCCGTTACCACCAATACGCCCCGGGCGATTACCTGCCGGCGGACTGTGAACTGGTGCACCTGACTTGCGATCCGGGTGAGGCGGCGCGGGCGCCCATGGGCGACGCGCTGGTGGGCGATATCGCCCTGACCCTCGAAGCCCTGGTCGAGGTGCTGCCACAGAGCGAGCGGCCGCTGCCGAGCGCCTTGCCGCTGCCGGCGCCGGTGCGCGAGGAGGGCGGCCTGCTGCGCCCGGAAACGGTGTTCGATCTGATCGACCAGCTGGCGCCGCGGGACGCGATCTACGTCAAGGAGTCCACCTCCACCGTCGGCGCGTTCTGGCAGCGGGTGGAGATGAGCGAGCCCGGCAGTTACTTCTTTCCCGCCGCCGGCGGTCTCGGCTTCGGCTTGCCGGCCGCGGTCGGCGTGCAACTGGCGACACCCGGGCGGCGGGTGGTGGCGATCATCGGCGACGGCTCGGCCAACTACGGCATCACCGCGCTCTGGACCGCTGCCCAATACGGCATCCCGGTGGTGTTCATCATCCTCAAGAACGGCACCTACGGCGCGCTGCGCTGGTTCGCCGATGTGCTGCAGGTCAGCGATGCGCCGGGGCTGGACGTACCGGGGCTGGACTTCTGCGCCATTGCCCAGGGCTATGGCGTGCAGGCGCAGCATGCGGCGACCCGCGCCGAATTCGCCGCCGCCTTCAGCGCGGCCCTGGCCGGCAATCGCCCGGTGTTGATCGAGGTGCCGACCCTGACTATCGAGCCCTGA
- a CDS encoding MFS transporter produces MNTTSVSEVMEARPQRSSPVSGSADIGTLLDDGPYTGMQKIVVLLAALSIVMDGFDGQLIGFAIPLMIKEWGITREAFAPAVAAGLIGMGIGSACAGLFADRFGRRMAVIASVILFGTATCAIGLSPDALTVAALRFIAGLGIGGALPSATTMTAEFTPARRRTLAVTATIVCVPLGGMLAGLFASHVLPLYGWRTLFFIGGSLPIVLGLLLLATLPESPRFLARRPQRWGELTALLGRMGRPMPEGVRYTDALEQQSEQQGGFRALFAPGYGRDTLAVWVAFFMCLTAVYSAFSWLPTMLLAEGLPLALASSGLTAYNLGGVIGALVCAVAMTRWGSFWPLLICCAGGAASAFAMQTLDVDQNTSLLIFGFGVHGLFVNAVQSTLYALCAFIYPTAVRATGTASALAFGRMGAILSAFVGATVITQGGAHGYLTLLGTVMVLALIALVLVRRHIPRRAPGSTRADKQHLADQPSQP; encoded by the coding sequence ATGAACACGACTTCGGTCAGTGAAGTGATGGAGGCTAGGCCCCAGCGGTCGAGCCCGGTTTCCGGCAGCGCCGACATCGGCACCCTGCTTGATGACGGGCCCTACACCGGGATGCAGAAGATCGTGGTGTTGCTGGCCGCGCTGTCGATCGTGATGGACGGTTTCGACGGTCAGCTCATCGGTTTCGCCATACCGCTGATGATCAAGGAGTGGGGGATCACCCGCGAGGCCTTCGCCCCCGCGGTGGCCGCCGGGCTGATCGGCATGGGCATCGGCAGTGCCTGCGCCGGGCTGTTCGCCGATCGTTTCGGCCGGCGCATGGCGGTCATCGCCAGCGTGATCCTGTTCGGCACCGCGACCTGCGCCATCGGCCTCTCGCCGGATGCGCTGACCGTGGCGGCGCTGCGCTTTATCGCCGGGCTGGGCATCGGCGGTGCCTTGCCCAGCGCCACCACCATGACTGCCGAGTTCACCCCGGCGCGCCGCCGCACCCTGGCGGTCACGGCGACCATCGTCTGTGTGCCCCTGGGCGGGATGCTGGCGGGGCTGTTCGCCTCCCACGTACTGCCGCTGTACGGCTGGCGCACCTTGTTCTTTATCGGCGGCAGCCTGCCCATCGTCCTGGGCCTGTTGCTGCTGGCGACCTTGCCGGAGTCGCCGCGCTTCCTGGCGCGCCGGCCGCAGCGTTGGGGCGAGTTGACCGCGCTGCTGGGACGCATGGGCCGGCCCATGCCCGAGGGCGTGCGCTACACCGATGCGCTGGAGCAGCAGAGCGAGCAGCAGGGCGGCTTCCGTGCCTTGTTCGCCCCCGGCTACGGGCGCGATACCCTGGCGGTCTGGGTGGCGTTCTTCATGTGCCTGACCGCCGTCTACAGCGCCTTCAGCTGGCTGCCGACCATGCTCCTGGCCGAAGGCTTGCCGCTGGCGCTGGCCAGCTCCGGCCTTACCGCCTACAACCTGGGCGGGGTGATCGGCGCGCTGGTCTGCGCGGTGGCCATGACCCGTTGGGGCTCGTTCTGGCCGCTGCTGATCTGTTGCGCCGGCGGCGCGGCCAGCGCCTTCGCCATGCAGACCCTGGACGTCGACCAGAACACCAGCCTGCTGATCTTCGGCTTTGGCGTGCACGGTTTGTTCGTCAACGCGGTGCAGTCCACCCTCTATGCGCTGTGCGCCTTTATCTATCCCACTGCCGTGCGTGCCACGGGCACCGCATCGGCCCTGGCCTTCGGGCGCATGGGCGCGATCCTCAGCGCCTTCGTCGGCGCCACGGTGATCACCCAGGGCGGTGCCCACGGCTATCTGACGTTGCTGGGAACGGTAATGGTCTTGGCGCTGATCGCCCTGGTGCTGGTACGCCGACATATTCCCCGGCGGGCGCCTGGATCAACCCGGGCCGACAAGCAGCACCTTGCCGATCAACCCTCACAACCATAA
- a CDS encoding ketopantoate reductase family protein → MNISILGAGAMGSLFGGLLAESGQQVTLLDINDAHLEAIRRQGLRLETDSGDRRIGGLSACRPEQVTGQPDLLLVFTKAQHTDNALRGIAGHIGEHSLVLTLQNGLGNAETLCRHVASERVMIGMTTWPADMAGPAHVRSHGQGVVRVLSLDGVERQGGNQVAAVLQAAGLQCAVDPRVWTSIWEKVAFNAALNSLCAVTGCTVGQLDAAPEGVALARAIVLEVLSVAQSVGVATDAQHCLETVAYAIAHHRTHKPSMLQDVLAGRPTEIGAINGEVLARARQAGIAVPHTETLLGLLRLIEARAATGGGHE, encoded by the coding sequence ATGAACATCAGCATTCTCGGGGCGGGCGCCATGGGCTCGCTGTTTGGCGGCCTGCTGGCGGAAAGCGGGCAGCAGGTCACGCTGCTGGACATCAACGACGCGCATCTGGAGGCGATCCGTCGCCAGGGCTTGCGCCTGGAGACCGACAGCGGCGACCGGCGCATCGGCGGCCTGAGCGCCTGCCGACCGGAGCAGGTGACGGGCCAGCCTGACCTGTTGCTGGTCTTCACCAAGGCCCAGCACACCGACAACGCGCTACGCGGTATTGCCGGCCATATCGGCGAGCACAGTCTGGTGCTGACCCTGCAGAACGGCCTGGGCAACGCCGAAACGCTGTGCCGCCACGTCGCCTCGGAGCGGGTGATGATCGGCATGACCACCTGGCCCGCCGACATGGCCGGGCCGGCCCATGTTCGCTCCCATGGCCAGGGCGTGGTCCGGGTGCTGTCGCTGGATGGCGTCGAGCGCCAGGGTGGCAACCAGGTTGCCGCGGTGCTGCAGGCGGCGGGGCTGCAATGCGCGGTGGACCCGCGGGTCTGGACCTCGATCTGGGAGAAGGTGGCGTTCAACGCGGCCTTGAACAGCCTGTGCGCTGTCACCGGTTGCACGGTGGGGCAACTGGATGCCGCGCCGGAAGGCGTGGCGCTGGCCCGGGCCATCGTGCTGGAGGTGCTCAGCGTCGCGCAGTCGGTGGGGGTGGCAACGGATGCGCAGCACTGCCTGGAGACTGTGGCTTATGCCATCGCCCACCACCGGACGCACAAACCGTCGATGCTGCAAGACGTACTGGCCGGGCGGCCCACGGAAATCGGCGCGATCAACGGCGAGGTCCTGGCCAGGGCGCGCCAGGCCGGCATCGCTGTGCCGCACACCGAAACCCTGCTGGGGCTGCTGCGCCTGATCGAGGCGCGGGCGGCCACCGGAGGCGGTCATGAATAG